The Chitinophaga niabensis genome segment TCAATTCAAATTCGCCATCAAAAACACGGGCAGGGCCAACAAAGCGCTCTCCTTCTTTACCGGTGATCTTTGCTACGGAACCTTTTTCAGCCAGGTTTCCGTATAGGATCTGGATGTGACCGGTTTGTTTCAGTGGTTGTTCCAGCGGAACTATAATATTCTGTGTTGTAAAGTCGATGTCGGGAACATTTGCGAGGTTCTCTGCAATTGTTTTACCGGTTACGGTTAAACAATTACCATGCAGCATACCTTTTTTCAGGAGGTATTTCATGACTAAGGGAACGCCGCCAATGTTGTGCAGATCTTCCATGAGGTATTTACCACTGGGCTTCAGATCGGCCAGCAGTGGCGTTTTGTCGCTGATACGCTGAAAATCGTCTGCAGTGATACTGATATCCACAGATTTTGCGATAGCGATAAAATGCAATACAGCATTGGTGCTGCCGCCAAGTGCCATGATCACGGTGATGGCATTTTCAAATGCTTCACGCGTCATGATATCTCTTGGCTTAATATCTTTTTCCAGGAGCAGGCGGATGTACTGGCCTGCTTCGAAACACTCTTCCTGTTTTTCTTTGCTGAGTGCAGGGTTAGAGGAACTGTAAGGTAAGCTCATTCCCAGCGCCTCTATTGCAGAGCTCATGGTATTGGCGGTATACATACCACCGCATGCCCCTGCACCAGGACAGGAATGCTGAACAATCTGTTTGAAGTCCCCTTCATCCAGGTTGCCTGCTATTTTTTGCCCCAGGGCTTCAAATGCAGAGATGATATTGAGGTCCTGCCCCTTGTATTTACCCGGAGCAATGGTTCCACCGTACACCATGATAGCCGGGCGGTTCAAACGGCCCATGGCCATGAGGGAACCCGGCATGTTCTTATCACAGCCCGGAACAGTGATCAGGGCATCATAATACTGTGCACCGCAAACCGTTTCAATGGAGTCAGCAATCAGGTCACGACTAACCAGGGAATAACGCATACCATCCGTACCATTGCTGATACCGTCGCTTACGCCGATGGTATTGAAGATAAGGCCCACCAGGTCGTTAGCCCAGACGCCTCTTTTCACTTCTTTTGCCAGGTCGTTAAGGTGCATATTGCAGGTGTTACCATCGTAACCCATGCTCACCACTCCTACCTGCGCTTTCTTCAGATCTTCTTCTGTTAATCCAATTCCGTACAACATTGCTTGTGCAGCCGGCTGCGTTGGATCTTGTGTAATCGTTTTGCTGTATCTATTTAACTCCATATGATTAAGTCAGTTAGCCTAATTTCGAAATATTGGTAAAAGTATCCCGGGAGTGCCTCATGTTCCAAACCTATAATTTGCCGGTTCCCGGTCTTCAAAAGGAGGCCCCGAAGGCCAAAATTCGCTATGGTAGTGAGTTAGGGGTTTTAGCGGTTACGCCATTCAAAGGTAAAAAAGAGGGTGGCGGCCCCGCAGATAGCCTGGCCCACCACCCTGCTATCGGTACACTAAGCTGGAATAGCTTCGCGTTTGAATTCTTTTTCGAGGACTTTTGCTTTGTAGGCCTGTTGAATGACCTTTCCTAAAGATGCTGCCCATGGTTTGCTGAAGCCCTGACCGTCCAGAGAATCCCATCCGATCACCTCAGCAGCAGTACCACAATAGAAGACCGCCTCTGCCTGCCTGAGCTCTTCCACGGTAATTTGTTTCTCAATCAATGGAATACCCAGTTCGCCACAGATCTCAATAACGGTAGCGCGGGTAATACCCGGGAGGATGTTCCCTTTTGAAGGAGTGTAGATCTTACCATCTTTCTCATAAAAAAGATTAGCGCCGGGGCCTTCAGCGACGAAACCGTCGATATCCAGCAGCAGCGCTTCTTCATATCCTTTTTCCTTAGCTTCCTGCGACGCAAGTATGGAGTTTACATACAAGCCCGCGGCTTTGGATTCTATTTTGAATGCTTTCGGGTTCGGACGCTGGTAAGAAGACAACATTACGCGCAGCAGTTTCTCACCCAGGTAAGCACCCCACTCCCATGCACAGATCAGCAGATGTGTTTCTGTAGCAGCTTTGAGCGTCATGTTAGGAGGGCAGAATACCAACGGACGGATGTACGCTTCCTGCATGTTGTTTAATTCCAATACTTTATAGCAAGCAGCGATCAACTCATCGTTGTTGTATTTGTAGGGGATATGGATCAGTTCGCAGGAACGCTTGAACCTGTCGAAGTGTTCTTTGGCTTTAAAGATCTTCACCTCACCGCTTTCGGTCTTGTAAGCACGGATGCCTTCGAACACTGCGTATCCATAATGGAGAGATTGACCATAGAGGTCGATTTTGGCTTCGGTGGCTTTGGTAAAAGCCCCGTCAAAGTAGAGAATCGTGTTTTCGTTGTAATAGCTATACATATTATTGGAATTTGCACACATAAAAAAAGCCTTCCTGTGTGGAGGAAGGCGTTCTATTTTCAGTTAGTTTAATACACGCTAATCTATCCTCCGGTCTGGTGGCTGATAATGACAACGACGATCACGACTAGCGTAATAGCCCAGTTCAACTGAGGTACTATGTTACCGATCTTGTTATTGTTTTTATTTAACCACATGGAGGTCTAATCAATTTTTTGTTGATCAGTACAAATGTATTGGTGATTGGAATAAAAAACAATACAAGCACCAATATTTTGTCAAATATTAAACACAGGGGCGATTTTTAAAAATATCGAAATAATGACTTCTCAGATTGAATAAAATCTAAGAATACTTAGCTTCCCATGGTTCCTATCAAAAAGGGCCGTCTAAAAGACGGCCCTTTCCATATAGTTTTTACAGGCAGCTATCGATCACTGCCTGTAGTTTCGGTTCTTTCTCTAACAGCTTCTCCAGCAGTACTAACTGGTTCTTAGCCCGGTTGTAGTTGTGTTCCGGGTATTTAATGGGATAATATACATCGCCATTCAGATAGTCTGTGAGGAAGCGGATGCCCTGCATATAGATCATGAACTTACCGGCATAGAAAAGATGGTCTTTTTCTGTCTGGGACAGGGTGCTGCCCACTTCAGAGAGGTATCCTTTCATTAATGCCTCGTAATAGTCCTCCCGGATGCTGATCTGGCTGAAATCACGTTCTTCTTCGGAAACAGGGCTTACGTAGGTACGCACCATATCTCCCAGGTCTGAAATGATCTTGCCGGGCATGAGGGTATCCAGGTCGCATACGCAGATGCCTTCAAAGGTGTCCTTATTCAGCAGTACGTTATTGATCTTGGTATCGTGATGCATCAGGCGGTCGCCGAATTCGGGATCCGTTTTAAGGGATTCGAAGGTAATGGCGATGTCTGAGTAGCGCAGGCATTGCTCTATCAGCTCTTCCGCGAAGTTCTTCCTTTCTTCTTTAGCTGTGCGGATAGCCTCCTGGAAGGCGGAATAACGCAAAGTGAGATTATGGAAGTTAGGGATGGAGGCTTTGAACTCATGCAGGTCTATACCATGCAGGAGCCGGGCCATTTTCCCGAACTCGCGGGCAGCTTCGTACGCCTGTTTGGGCGTATCTGCCTGATCTACAGAGGTAGAGTTGGGAATGAAAGGGATCATCCGCCAATATTCCTCGTTAAAAAAGAACATCTCCTCCCCTGTTACGGTGGGAATAGGTGTGATGAACAGGTAATCCGGATGGTGTTTTGCCAGAAAATCGGCAGCCAGCCTGAGATTACGGGCTATTATACCCGGTTCTTTAAAAACATAGGTATTGATCCTTTGAAGGATGTACTTCTGATCCTGTTGTCCGCTTAAAAGGAAGGTATTGTTAATATGGCCGCTTCCAAATTTCTTTATTTCGTAATCGGCCGCATTCAATCCAAATGCACTGACAATTTCAGCATTCACCATTATTTCCAGAGATTATCCGGGTATTCCCCTTTATTTACTAATGCGGAGAGGCTTGCCTGAACACCGGGAGCATCTTCTTTATAAGTAACACCAAACCATTGTGAGCTGGTAGGGATCACTTTAACAGAACCCGTACCGCTGGCAATGAACTGATCTACCACAATAGGAATAAAGAATTCAGATTTAGGATCTGTGATCTTCTGGTCCAGGAACTGATCGAACAGTTTTTCGCTTACCGGGAATACGGATGGTGCAAAACCCCAGAAGTTCATGGATACAGGGGTTTTAGGGCCCAGTTCCACTTTCTTATCGCCGTCTTCGTATACGATCTTACCGTTATCGATGTAGATCTTGGTCCTTTCCGTGATGCCAGCCAAGTTGCCGGTGCCATTCACTTCGCATACACCGCGGGATACAGAACCGTATTCACTGATGGTTTTACCCAGTTCGTAACCTACTACGCTGTACCTGTCTGCTGCGCATTCTCCTTTCAGGAATTCAGCCATCTTTTCGAAGGCGTCCCGGCCATAGAAGTCGTCTGCGTTGATTACGGCAAAAGGCTCGTTGATAGCGTCTTTCGCGCAAAGTACAGCATGTGCGGTACCCCAGGGTTTTGTGCGGTCTGCGGGAACAGCATGTTCGCCTACGAAAGCATTCATGTCCTGGAATACATATGCAGTTTCTACTTTACCTTTCAGCTTGGGCTCAAAGATCTCTTTAAACTCTTCTGCAAAGTTGTCGCGTATAATAAACACGATCTTGCCAAAACCCGCGCGGATAGCGTCGTAGATAGAATAATCAATGATAGTTTCTCCACTGGGGCCAAACTGCTGGATCTGTTTTAAACTTCCGTAACGGCTGGCCATGCCTGCCGCGAGAATCAATAATGTCGGTTGCATTTGTTGATATTAGTTTATAAATTTCGAACGAATTAATATCGGGGGCTAAATTTAGTGATTAAATTTTTCCCCAACTCTTTATTTTTTTGTTATAGTTGCTATCTGACGTTAACGTCTACAGTGAACCAATATTTTATTACAAATTAAACGCAGATGAAAAGATTAGTAGTGGCGGGAGCCATGGCACTGCATTTCATGCAGCCTACACATGCACAACAAAAGACTAACCCGGAAGAGATCAGCCCCAAAATGCAATGGTTTGCAGATGCCAAACTGGGGATTTTTATTCATTGGGGCATTTATTCAGTGAAAGGGATTGATGAAAGCTGGAGCTTTTACAATAAAAAGATCGCTTATCCTGATTACATGGCACAGCTGAAAGGCTTTACGGCAGACAAATACGATCCGCAAGCCTGGGCAGACTTGGTGAAGGAATCCGGGGCCCGTTATGCCGTGATCACTACCAAACACCACGATGGCGTTGCTTTATGGGATACCAAACTGAATAAACTCAGCACGGCTAAAAGCACACCTGCCAAAAGAGATGTGCTCAGCCCCTTCTTTGCCGCCTTACGTAAGAACAATATCAAAGCAGGTGCTTACTTCTCTTTACTGGACTGGAGCTCACCTGATTATCCCGGTTTTCTGAAAGACAGCAGCCGTTATAAGATCAGCGATGATCCCAAACGCTGGGAGCGGTTCCAAAAGTTTTACCAGGGCCAGCTGTCCGAAGTAA includes the following:
- the ilvD gene encoding dihydroxy-acid dehydratase yields the protein MELNRYSKTITQDPTQPAAQAMLYGIGLTEEDLKKAQVGVVSMGYDGNTCNMHLNDLAKEVKRGVWANDLVGLIFNTIGVSDGISNGTDGMRYSLVSRDLIADSIETVCGAQYYDALITVPGCDKNMPGSLMAMGRLNRPAIMVYGGTIAPGKYKGQDLNIISAFEALGQKIAGNLDEGDFKQIVQHSCPGAGACGGMYTANTMSSAIEALGMSLPYSSSNPALSKEKQEECFEAGQYIRLLLEKDIKPRDIMTREAFENAITVIMALGGSTNAVLHFIAIAKSVDISITADDFQRISDKTPLLADLKPSGKYLMEDLHNIGGVPLVMKYLLKKGMLHGNCLTVTGKTIAENLANVPDIDFTTQNIIVPLEQPLKQTGHIQILYGNLAEKGSVAKITGKEGERFVGPARVFDGEFELIAGISSGKVKSGDVVVIRYVGPKGGPGMPEMLKPTSAIMGAGLGKNVALITDGRFSGGTHGFVVGHIVPEAYEGGTIALVKDDDIIELDAVNNIIKVNLTPEELATRKAAWKQPALKATKGILFKYAKHVKNATEGCVTDED
- a CDS encoding branched-chain amino acid transaminase; the encoded protein is MYSYYNENTILYFDGAFTKATEAKIDLYGQSLHYGYAVFEGIRAYKTESGEVKIFKAKEHFDRFKRSCELIHIPYKYNNDELIAACYKVLELNNMQEAYIRPLVFCPPNMTLKAATETHLLICAWEWGAYLGEKLLRVMLSSYQRPNPKAFKIESKAAGLYVNSILASQEAKEKGYEEALLLDIDGFVAEGPGANLFYEKDGKIYTPSKGNILPGITRATVIEICGELGIPLIEKQITVEELRQAEAVFYCGTAAEVIGWDSLDGQGFSKPWAASLGKVIQQAYKAKVLEKEFKREAIPA
- a CDS encoding phosphotransferase enzyme family protein, which produces MVNAEIVSAFGLNAADYEIKKFGSGHINNTFLLSGQQDQKYILQRINTYVFKEPGIIARNLRLAADFLAKHHPDYLFITPIPTVTGEEMFFFNEEYWRMIPFIPNSTSVDQADTPKQAYEAAREFGKMARLLHGIDLHEFKASIPNFHNLTLRYSAFQEAIRTAKEERKNFAEELIEQCLRYSDIAITFESLKTDPEFGDRLMHHDTKINNVLLNKDTFEGICVCDLDTLMPGKIISDLGDMVRTYVSPVSEEERDFSQISIREDYYEALMKGYLSEVGSTLSQTEKDHLFYAGKFMIYMQGIRFLTDYLNGDVYYPIKYPEHNYNRAKNQLVLLEKLLEKEPKLQAVIDSCL
- a CDS encoding sugar phosphate nucleotidyltransferase, which translates into the protein MQPTLLILAAGMASRYGSLKQIQQFGPSGETIIDYSIYDAIRAGFGKIVFIIRDNFAEEFKEIFEPKLKGKVETAYVFQDMNAFVGEHAVPADRTKPWGTAHAVLCAKDAINEPFAVINADDFYGRDAFEKMAEFLKGECAADRYSVVGYELGKTISEYGSVSRGVCEVNGTGNLAGITERTKIYIDNGKIVYEDGDKKVELGPKTPVSMNFWGFAPSVFPVSEKLFDQFLDQKITDPKSEFFIPIVVDQFIASGTGSVKVIPTSSQWFGVTYKEDAPGVQASLSALVNKGEYPDNLWK